The Paenibacillus sp. MBLB1832 genome has a window encoding:
- a CDS encoding DUF6954 family protein, translating into MYSPDGLKEVLRIKRFLGFVMFTLYALVTFFGLGPVLFADGSQKERMITLLVVILIYVVLTIPLYLIFRKK; encoded by the coding sequence ATGTATAGTCCCGACGGCCTTAAGGAGGTGTTGAGAATTAAACGATTTCTAGGATTTGTCATGTTTACTCTATATGCACTGGTGACGTTTTTTGGGCTAGGACCTGTTCTCTTTGCGGACGGCAGCCAAAAAGAGCGAATGATTACCCTTCTCGTTGTGATTCTTATCTATGTCGTCTTAACGATACCTCTATATTTAATTTTCCGAAAAAAATAA